In the Rhodoferax fermentans genome, ACGTTATTGAACCCGGTGTTTGCCGAATGCCTGGACGGTATCGCCCAAGCCGCCAGCGACGCGGGTTACGCCATCCTGCCCATGACCACCAACTACCAGCTGGCGCAAGAAGAGCAAGCGGTGCAGCAGCTTTTTGCCAGCAATGTGGACGGTTTGGTGCTGGTGGTCTCCAACCCCGCCACCTGCAGTGCCCTGCAGCGCTTGCGCACCGCTGGCCTGCCCTATGTGCTGGCCTACAACCGGCATGTGGATCACCCGTGTGTGTCAGTGGACAGCGAACTGGCTGTGCGCCAGGTGGTGGCGCGGCTGGTCGCCCTGGGGCACCGGCGCATCACCTTGATCAGCGGCAAGTTGGCGGCCTCAGACCGCGCCCAGCAGCGCCAGCGTGGTTTTTTTGCGGGTATGGCCGAGCACGGGCTGGATGGCTCACAGTGGCTGGAGGTGCCGTTTGTTGAAACTGCAGTCACAGAAATTACCGCCTTGCTGCAAGGCAGCCAGCGCCCGACCGCGCTGGTGTGCTCCAACGACCTGATTGCCATCCGCAGCATCCGCGCAGCGACATTGGCGGGCCTGCGGGTGCCGCAAGACATCAGCATCACCGGTTTTGACGGCATTGCTTTGGGTGAGGACCTGACCCCCATGCTCAGCACGGTGACCCAGCCCAACGCGGACATTGGCCGCTGCAGTGTGAAGCTGCTGCTGCAGGCTTTTGCCGATGGCGTGCCACCCGCCCCCAGCGCCAGCCTGTTGCTGGAGCAAGGTTTTCGTACCGGTGAATCCTGCGCCCCGGCGCCCCTGCCTTAGTCCCTATTTCCAACAAAAAGAAGCTGTTCTCTGTTCCCGTTCCAACCTCTCTCTTTTTTCCCATCGGAGTTTTTATGCGTCAATCTTTGAAAAACCTCACCCGTGCTGCCTTGCTGGCGCTGGGTCTCGTGGGCGCCAGCGCTTTTGCGCAGAACGCCATTTGTTACAACTGCCCGCCCGAGTGGGCCGACTGGGCCAGCCAGATCAAGGCAATCAAGGCCAAGACCGGCGTCACCGTGCCGCCGGACAACAAAAACTCAGGCCAATCGCTGGCGCAACTGGTGGCTGAGAAAGCCAGCCCGGTGGCCGATGTGACCTACCTGGGTGTGACCTTTGCCATCCAGGCGCAAAAAGAGGGTGTGGTGGCCGCCTACAAACCCGCGGGTTGGGCCGATATTCCCGATGGCCTGAAAGACCCGCAAGGTCACTGGTTCACCATCCATTCCGGCACCATGGGTTTCATGGTGAATGTGGACGCGCTCAAGGGCAAAGCCGTGCCCAAATCCTGGGCTGACCTGCTCAAACCCGACTACAAAGGCCTGATTGGTTACCTGGACCCGGCCTCGGCATTTGTGGGCTACGTGGGCGCCGTGGCGGTGAACCAGGCGCGTGGTGGCACGCTGGACAACTTCGGCCCCGGCATCGACTACTTCAAGGCGCTGCAAAAGAACGAACCCATCGTTCCGAAACAAACCGCCTACGCCCGGGTGTTGTCGGGTGAAATCGCCATCCTGCTGGACTACGACTTCAACGCTTACCGTGCCAAGTACAAAGACCAGGCCAATGTGCAGTTCGTGATTCCTGCCGAAGGCACGTTGGCGGTGCCTTATGTCATGAGCCAGGTGGCCAACGCGCCGCATGTCGACAACGCCCACAAGGTGCTGGACTTTGTGTTGTCCGACGAAGGTCAGGCGATCTGGGCCAATGCTTATCTGCGCCCGGTACGTGCCACGGCCATGCCCAAAGACATCCAGGCCCGTTTCCTGCCCGCCAGCGACTACGCCCGCGCCAAAACCGTGGACTACGGCAAGATGGCCGCGGTGCAAAAGGGCTTCTCTGACCGCTACCTGAAAGACGTGCAGTAAGTCTGTTTGGAGGCGCCCCGCATGACTTCCCCCTCTCGCCTGCTGGGCGCCTGCGCGGCGCCGGCCGTGGCTTTTTTTGCGGCTTTCTGGCTGCTGCCGGTGGTGCGCCTGTTCGCCCTGCCGGCAGACAAGGGCTGGGCCACCTATTTCGCGGTACTAACCGACAGCCGTTACCTGCACAGCCTGCTCAACACGCTGGGCCTGTCGTTGGTCGTGACCTTGGCCACGCTGCTGCTGGGTGGCCTGGTGGGCATCACGCTGGCGCGCTCGCGTTTTGCGGCCAAGCCGCTGCTGCTGTCTTTGCTGACATTGCCGCTGTCGTTCCCTGGCGTGATCATTGGCTTTTTCATCATCCTGCTTGGCGGTCGCCAGGGCCTGGTGGCTGATCTGACCGAGTGGCTGGGCCTGGGCCGCACCACCTTTGCCTATGGGTTGACTGGGCTGTTTCTGGGTTATCTGTATTTCTCGCTGCCGCGCGCGATTGCCACCTACACCGCCGCCGCCAGCACCATGGATGGACAGCTGGAAGAGGCCGCACGTTCGCTGGGAGCGTCTCGCTGGCGTGTTGCCAAAGATGTATGGATTCCCGAGCTAACCCAGACCACCATTGCTTGTGGCGCTATTGTTTTTGCTACATCGATGGGGGCCTTTGGCACCGCCTTCACCTTGGCCAGCAAGTTTGAGGTGCTGCCCATCACGCTCTACAACGAATTCACCAACTACGCCAACTTCGCGCTGGCCGCCAGCCTGTCGATCACGCTGGGCATCATCACCTGGCTGAGCCTGTTCCTGGCACGTCATGCGGCTGGCCCGGCTGCCGCAGGTGCATAAAACCATGGCCCACCCAAGACAACTCCCTTTTTTGCTGCCAGCCATCACCGCGCTGGTCAGCGTTTTTATGCTCGCGCCCATCGCCTTGTCGGTGCTGGCCGGGCTGGTCAACAACTACAGCACCGGCCTGGCCAGCGGGCTGACGCTGCGCTGGATCAGCGAGGTGCTGGACGTCTACGGCAGCACCGTGAGCGCGTCGCTGCTGCTGGCGCTGCTCAGCGTGGTCGGGTGCCTGCTGCTGGGCGTGCCTTGCGCTTACGCCCTGGCGCGCAGCAGATCACGCTGGGCACGGCTATTTGAGGAGCTGCTGACCCTGCCGGTGGCCGTGCCGGGCCTGGCCACCGCGCTGGCGCTGATCCTGGCCTACGGGCAGCTGCGCGACTTCCGCCAAAGTTTTGTCTTCATCCTGGTCGGTCACCTGGTGTTCACACTGCCGTTCATGGTGCGCACCGTGGGCGCGGCGTTCCGTCGGCATGAGTTACTGGCGCTGGAAGAGGCCGCACGTTCGCTGGGCGCCAACTTTGGCCAGCGCTTCATGGGGGTGCTGGTGCCTGCCGTGTTACCGGCCATCGTGGCAGGTAGCCTGATGGTGTTCACCTTGTCGGTGGGTGAATTTAACCTGACCTGGATGCTGCACACCCCCCTCACCCGCACCCTGCCGGTGGGTTTGGCCGACAGTTATGCGTCCATGCGCATTGAAATTGGCTCGGCCTACACGCTCGTCTTTTTATTGGTCATCCTGCCCGTGCTGTGGGGTTTGCAATGGCTTGGGCATCTCATAGAAAAACGCAATGGATAACAACTCAACTCTTAACGATGAACACAACGCATCCCTGGCCAGAAACCCGTGGAACCGGCTTTGCCGGGCCACTGGGTTTGCCCCCTGCAAGGGGGGTGGCGAAGACATGCGTACTCGGCTTTCCAAACCGAGTACGGGGCAGTGCGTAGCCTGGGGTGTGCCAATGAAACTTGAACGCACGCGCGTCGATGTGATCGACTGCGCCAAAACCTATCCAGACGGCACCCGCGGCCTGTTTTCCACCACCTTGACCATTGAGCCCGGTGAAGTGCTGGCCTTGCTCGGCCCATCGGGCTGCGGCAAAACCACCTTGTTGCGTCTGATCGCGGGGCTGGAAACGCCAGACACGGGCAGCCGCATTGTGTTTGGCGGTGAAGAGGTGACGGCGCTGCCCATTGAGCGACGCAAAATTGGCATGGTGTTCCAGAGTTATGCGCTGTTTCCGCACATGTCGGTCGAGGCCAATATCGGCTACGGTTTGCGCATCCACGGTGCCTCGGCAGACGAGCAGCGCCGTACCGTGGGTGAGTTGGTGGACATGGTTCGCCTGGGCGGGCTGGAGAAAAAACGCCCGGCCGAACTCTCCGGTGGCCAGCGCCAGCGTGTGGCCCTGGCGCGGGCGGTGGCCATGCGCCCGCGTGTTTTGCTGCTTGACGAGCCGCTGAGTGCGCTGGATGCCAAACTCAAAGAGTCACTGCGCGATGAACTCTCCGACCTGCTGCGCCGTCTGCACATCACCGCCATCCACGTCACCCACGACCAGCAGGAAGCCTTGGCGATTGCTGATCGCCTGGCCGTCATGCAGGCCGGGCGCATTGTGCAGGTGGGTGATGGCGAGACCTTGTACCGCCGCCCAGGCCATCCCTTTGTCGCGGCTTTTTTGGGCCGTGTGAACACCCTCCAGCGGGACACCCACGCGCTGGCGCGCAACCTGCTGCCACTCGGTGGTCTGATGCTGAAGTGCCCACCGGCACGGGCGGGTCAGCCTGTGTTGCTGGTGCGCCCGGAAGACATCCAGGTCGGCCCGGTGTTGGCCGACACCGGCCAGGCCGTGGTGCAGCGCCGCAGTTTTTTGGGGGACAGGGTGCAGCTCACGCTGGCGCTGGCCGATCAGGCCTTGCTGCAGGCCGAAGTGTTGCGGGACCACCCCGCCAAGGTTGGCGACACCGTGGGTATCCACATTGATGCCAACCGTTTGATGACCTGCGAAGAAAGCGTCTAACACCGTATGAGCACTCTTTTATTACAGCTCTCTGACCTGCACATTCGCGAACCCGGCCGCCTGGCTTATGGGCGGCTGGACACCGCGCCCTATTTGAGACAAGCGGTTGACAGCATCTTGCGCCTGCCGCAGCGGCCAGATGCCGTGGTGCTGACGGGTGATTTGACGGACTTTGGTCGTGCCGATGAATACACCCACTTGCGCAGTCTGCTTGGGCGACTCACCCTGCCGCTTTACCTGATGCCCGGTAACCACGACAACCGTGAGCAGCTGCGCCAGAGTTTTCCCGAACACAGCTACTTGGGCAGTACCGGTTTTGTGCAGTACAGCGTGGCCGTGGGTGATCTGCAACTGATCGCCCTCGACACACAGGTGGAAGGTGCCAGCCACGGCGGCCTGTGTGCCCAGCGCCTGCACTGGCTGGCCAACACACTCGACCAGCACCGCGACCGCCCGGTGGTGATTGCCATGCACCACCCGCCGTTTGCCACGCTGATTGGCCACATGGACGACATTGGCCTGCTGCAAGGTGCAGCCGAACTGGAAGCCCTGGTGGCGCAGCACCCAAATGTGGAGCGCATCATTTGCGGCCACCTGCACCGCAGCATTCAGGTGCGTTTTGGCGGCACACTGGCCATGACCGCACCCTCACCAGCGCACCAGGTCTGTCTGGACCTGGCGCCCAACGCGGTCTCGGCTTGGACGCTGGAGCCACCCGGCTTTGCGCTGCATGCATTGAGCGACAGTGGGCAGCTGATCAGCCACCTGGTGGCCAGCGGCCACTTTGACGGGCCGTACCCATTTCACGATGGCGGGCAACTGATCGACTGACAAGCCCACTATGTGCGCACCAACCCGTCAAAGCAGCGCACTTTTCGCCCCACGGCTCATCAGCATCAGACCACAGCCCAGCAACGCAAAACACACCACGGGCAGCACCATGCCCGGCCCACCGAAGGTTGAGATCACCAGGGCAAACAGAGGCGGTCCCAGCGTGGAGCCCAGATTGCCCATCTGTGCCACGGCCCCATTGGCGCGCGCCTGCACGGTGGGTTCATGGCTCAGGTAGGGAATCAAGGCAAAGGATGAGCCGCCCGCCAGACCCACGGTGTAGGTCAGCAACACCGCAACCGGCGCCATGCTGAGCCCCGAAATCAGACAGATACCCAAAGCCAGGCCGACCAACGCCATCGCTGTAAAAGCCCCCAGCACAAGCCGCCTTGGCGCGACCAGAGATTGCGCCAGCCAGCCCGCAGAAAAGGTCCCGCTGATAGCGGCAAAGGGCAAGATGATCGCCACCCATGTGCGATCAGCCCCGGCGTACTGGGGCACAAAAGTCAGCAAGGCAATGGCGGTGCTGGTGTAGCAAAAAAAGCACAGGCCAGGCAGGGCCGTCACCCAGTGTTGGTAGAGGCGCAGGTGCAGCATGGGCAAAGCGGCCAAGGTTGGCCAGGGCTGATCCTGTGCGGCGTCTTTCGGCAGCATGATCAGTACCAGCACAAACATCATCGCCAGCCCGGCAGCATGCACCCCAAAAAGGCCACTCAACTGAAAGTGCGCCAACACCCAGCCACCGCCCGCAGCGGTCAACGCAAACGCCACGGAAACAAAAGTGCTCCATAAACCCATGACCAGCGAATGGTGCCGCCGTGCACTTTGGCGAATGATCAGCACCGGGGCGGCCACCACCACCGCCAACTGGGAAAAGCCCTCGAACAAGCGCGTCAGCCACAACAACGGAAACGGTGGCATCAGTGCTTGCAACAAGGCAAGCACTGCACCCAGCCCCAAGCCCCATAGCAAGAGGCGTCGGTAGCCGATGGCGGGGGCACACAACCCGACGGTGACCCCCAAGATCAGGCCCACCGTGCCCACTGTCGACAAAATCCAGCCCATGGCTGTGGCCGTGGTGGCGTAAGTGGCCTGCAGGGTCTGAAAGGCAAAGGAAATTTTGGAGAACTGCATCGCTGCCAGCACGCCACATAACCACAAGGTGATGACCCTGGGCCAATGGGTGGCTGATGAGGCAGCAGGGACGGAATCGGTCTTTGTGCTGGGCATGTGCCAATGTTCGCGTTGCGTCACGGGTGCGTCAACGCATAACTTATGCGTCACTTTGCACGGTGGTGCAGAGGCGCCCGGGCAAACCATTGGCCAGCCAAACACGCTCCCAGACCATGACGCTGCGGTGGATCTGCAGGCCCACGGTCTGCGCGGTACGCACATGCACCACCACCGGTGCAGGGGCCTCCTGCTCCCACCAGCCATTCGGCCCGAGCTGCTGCTCTGCCTGGGCGATGTCCTCGGTGGCAAATTGCCAGAGCGAGGTATGCAGCAGACCGGTTTCGGGAACACCCCACACTTGCTGACGGGATGGGGACGCCGCCAGCAATCGGTGATCGACATCGGTAATCAAATGTGTGGGCAAAGCGCAATGCCGAACCAGCCGCTGCAAGGCAGCATCCTGTGCCGGTGCCAGAGCCAAGGCATGCAACAAGGCCTGAATGGTCTTCTCTGACGGCGTGATGCTGCCCTGCTCCCAGCGCGACACCGTGGCTTGGTTCACGCCCGCCATGGCGGCTACGGCTTCCTGCTTCAAGGCTTTGATGCGACGCAACCGCTTGAGCCGCTTGCCAAACGATGGCAGGGACGCAATAACTTGAATGGCATGCGACATGGCCAACCCTTTCTCAGGCTTGTTTAGCATGAGCCGCTGCCAGCCTGTGGCAAGAGCTCAGAGATCGAAGGATGCCGCCTGAGGGCTTGAACCCAACTTTGTCTCTGACTGCCGGGTTGGATGCCATCGCTTGGAGCAACCGACCCTTGCGCGCGCTGGCGGGCAGGCCAAGTGAGCAAGGTGGATGTTGCTGTCGTGTTCATGGTGGGAATGATACGTTTGCACCGGACACACCAAGCGGGAGTGTTACGGCCATCGGTTGGCACTTACCCAAGATGGCCGGTCGTAGAATGTTTGCTCGCCGTGACAAATGTTCAAACACAGCAGGCATCACGCGAACCAATCCCTCTGTCAGGCCTTGGTAGTTGACGCAGGAGAAGAATCGTGAAAGACCTCGTTTGGGACAAGATACTCAGCGTGGGGGTCACCGAGATTGATGAAGACCATCACAAGCTGATCCACATCTTCAACATCCTCAACCACGCCATTTCAGACGGCGAATCCAAGGAGTACCTGGCGGCCACCTTGGACGAGCTGGTCTACTGCACAGTCTGGCATTTCAGCCACGAAGAGCGCCTGATGCTCAAACACCGTTATCCAGAAGCGCAAGACCACAAGGCCGAACACCAGGAACTGATCCAGAGCGCCAAGGAGCTGCAACAACTGCTGCTCCAACCAGGCGTCTCTTTCGCCGAGGAACATGTGTTGTTTCTGGAGCAATGGTTAACCAAACACATCCTCACGGCGGATGGGCGCCTGGGAACGTTTTTGTCGCGGGTGATGTAGGCGTCTTGCTGCGCCGCGCCAAGACTGGTTCGGGCCCGCCGCGCTTCAGGACGAATGGCGGCCCGGCGCCGCACCGTACAGTTTGCAGGTCAGCGCAAAGGCGCGTTCTGATCGGCGACCAATTTCTGTCTCGTCGCACGGCGGCATCCGGCCCAGCGCCTGCCTCAACTGCGCCTCACCAAACAGCAAGGCGACATAAGTCTGCGCCGCATCGTCCGGCAACACGTCGGGCGCAAAGGTCTGCGTCTGAACCAGACGCGCCATCAGGGCACAGATCAGGGGGTAGATGCTGCCCCGACCGACATCATCGATGGCCTGGGCCAGCACCCCGGTTTCGGCAGCGTCGATCACAGCGGCTCGGTTCATGATGATCGCGTGTTGGTCGGTGGTGAAACGCAGCAGGGTCGGCCCAAGCTCGGCCAATGCCTGCAGCGGATCGTGGCCCTCGCGCAGACCGAGTTCAAGTTGTTCCCGAACCACGCGGCCGTTCTCTTCGATGATGCCGCGAAACAACTCCTGCTTGTTGCGATACCAGGCATACAAGGTCTGGTTGGAGGCCTGCGCGCGCTTGGCGATCAGCAGCATGCTGGTCTTGCGATAGCCCAGTTCCTTGAGCAAGTCAAAGGCTGCGGCCTCAATCTGGGCACGGCGATCGCTGCGGTCGTTCTCGTTCATGGCAGGGGTTGAACCTTTCTGGCGCTTGATTCTGCTCTCTTGACAGCCGAGTGTACACACATGTACATTCTCAACACATCACGTGTACACGTGTGTACTACTACCCATTCGGCCCCATGGTACAGACCCATACCCTGCGTACAGAAAGAGATCACCATGAACAAGTTCATCAGGATCATCGGCCTCATATCCCTGGTATTTGTTTTGTCAGGCGTCACCTACGTCGCACTGCAGTCCAGCAGGACCGAAAGCGACATTGCCACATTCGAGGCACGTGTTGCGGCCATCGGTCAGCGCAGCCCGGCGCCCACCTATGACCCGGCACGGCTTCAAAGCCTGCCCGCGCCTGTGCAGCGTTATGTCAGGTTCACGTTCAAGGGCACAGCACCGGGATATGCCGTGGTGCGCCTGTCTGCATCCGGTGAGTTCCGCCGTCCACGCACGGAGGGTTTCAACGCCACCACGGCCCAGCAAGTGATTGCCACGGGTGTGCCCGCGCTGATGTTCTCGGCCACAACGCCGGTCATACCCGGCGTCTGGGCCCGGGCCTACGATTTTTTCGCCGAGGGCGAGATGGCGATGAAGGCCAAGATCCTGTCCACACTCACCGTCGTTGACGAGAAGCAGACGCCACAGCTCAACCAGATCTCCCTGCGCCGCTGGCTGCTGGAAAGTGCGCTGTATCCGGCTGCGCTGTTGCCGGGTGGTCCGGTGACCTGGGAGGCCATTGACGATCACAGCGCCCGCGCGGTGGTGGCGTGGCACAGCTTGCGAGCGTCGATGGTTGCCCACTTTGCCGACGATGGCCAGATGACGCACATGGTCGCCGAAGCGGATGGTGACCTCTCCACGCCCTACCATGGTTCAGGCGAGCACGTGGCCCGCTCCAACTATCGGCTGATCGGCCACCAGATGATCCCCATGGCGTTCACGATCTCCCGCATGGCGGGCGGCAAGCTCTATCCCTTCTGGAAGGGCCAGGTCGACAACATCACCTTCGAGTAGCGGTGACAACTCCGGGAGCTCTTTCGCGACAGCTGCAGGTGGCGCATTGGCTTTTTTGCCACAGCCTGTTCATGTTTCCTTGATCCAGCGTTGCTAGACTCAAGCCATGACCTCGTGGTTTGAATCTGTCGACATCTACTGCGAGCGGCTGGGCCCCGGCTTC is a window encoding:
- a CDS encoding ABC transporter ATP-binding protein, encoding MKLERTRVDVIDCAKTYPDGTRGLFSTTLTIEPGEVLALLGPSGCGKTTLLRLIAGLETPDTGSRIVFGGEEVTALPIERRKIGMVFQSYALFPHMSVEANIGYGLRIHGASADEQRRTVGELVDMVRLGGLEKKRPAELSGGQRQRVALARAVAMRPRVLLLDEPLSALDAKLKESLRDELSDLLRRLHITAIHVTHDQQEALAIADRLAVMQAGRIVQVGDGETLYRRPGHPFVAAFLGRVNTLQRDTHALARNLLPLGGLMLKCPPARAGQPVLLVRPEDIQVGPVLADTGQAVVQRRSFLGDRVQLTLALADQALLQAEVLRDHPAKVGDTVGIHIDANRLMTCEESV
- a CDS encoding DUF6920 family protein, producing MNKFIRIIGLISLVFVLSGVTYVALQSSRTESDIATFEARVAAIGQRSPAPTYDPARLQSLPAPVQRYVRFTFKGTAPGYAVVRLSASGEFRRPRTEGFNATTAQQVIATGVPALMFSATTPVIPGVWARAYDFFAEGEMAMKAKILSTLTVVDEKQTPQLNQISLRRWLLESALYPAALLPGGPVTWEAIDDHSARAVVAWHSLRASMVAHFADDGQMTHMVAEADGDLSTPYHGSGEHVARSNYRLIGHQMIPMAFTISRMAGGKLYPFWKGQVDNITFE
- a CDS encoding phosphodiesterase; this encodes MSTLLLQLSDLHIREPGRLAYGRLDTAPYLRQAVDSILRLPQRPDAVVLTGDLTDFGRADEYTHLRSLLGRLTLPLYLMPGNHDNREQLRQSFPEHSYLGSTGFVQYSVAVGDLQLIALDTQVEGASHGGLCAQRLHWLANTLDQHRDRPVVIAMHHPPFATLIGHMDDIGLLQGAAELEALVAQHPNVERIICGHLHRSIQVRFGGTLAMTAPSPAHQVCLDLAPNAVSAWTLEPPGFALHALSDSGQLISHLVASGHFDGPYPFHDGGQLID
- a CDS encoding MFS transporter translates to MPSTKTDSVPAASSATHWPRVITLWLCGVLAAMQFSKISFAFQTLQATYATTATAMGWILSTVGTVGLILGVTVGLCAPAIGYRRLLLWGLGLGAVLALLQALMPPFPLLWLTRLFEGFSQLAVVVAAPVLIIRQSARRHHSLVMGLWSTFVSVAFALTAAGGGWVLAHFQLSGLFGVHAAGLAMMFVLVLIMLPKDAAQDQPWPTLAALPMLHLRLYQHWVTALPGLCFFCYTSTAIALLTFVPQYAGADRTWVAIILPFAAISGTFSAGWLAQSLVAPRRLVLGAFTAMALVGLALGICLISGLSMAPVAVLLTYTVGLAGGSSFALIPYLSHEPTVQARANGAVAQMGNLGSTLGPPLFALVISTFGGPGMVLPVVCFALLGCGLMLMSRGAKSALL
- a CDS encoding bacteriohemerythrin gives rise to the protein MKDLVWDKILSVGVTEIDEDHHKLIHIFNILNHAISDGESKEYLAATLDELVYCTVWHFSHEERLMLKHRYPEAQDHKAEHQELIQSAKELQQLLLQPGVSFAEEHVLFLEQWLTKHILTADGRLGTFLSRVM
- a CDS encoding ABC transporter substrate-binding protein, which produces MRQSLKNLTRAALLALGLVGASAFAQNAICYNCPPEWADWASQIKAIKAKTGVTVPPDNKNSGQSLAQLVAEKASPVADVTYLGVTFAIQAQKEGVVAAYKPAGWADIPDGLKDPQGHWFTIHSGTMGFMVNVDALKGKAVPKSWADLLKPDYKGLIGYLDPASAFVGYVGAVAVNQARGGTLDNFGPGIDYFKALQKNEPIVPKQTAYARVLSGEIAILLDYDFNAYRAKYKDQANVQFVIPAEGTLAVPYVMSQVANAPHVDNAHKVLDFVLSDEGQAIWANAYLRPVRATAMPKDIQARFLPASDYARAKTVDYGKMAAVQKGFSDRYLKDVQ
- a CDS encoding ABC transporter permease subunit — translated: MTSPSRLLGACAAPAVAFFAAFWLLPVVRLFALPADKGWATYFAVLTDSRYLHSLLNTLGLSLVVTLATLLLGGLVGITLARSRFAAKPLLLSLLTLPLSFPGVIIGFFIILLGGRQGLVADLTEWLGLGRTTFAYGLTGLFLGYLYFSLPRAIATYTAAASTMDGQLEEAARSLGASRWRVAKDVWIPELTQTTIACGAIVFATSMGAFGTAFTLASKFEVLPITLYNEFTNYANFALAASLSITLGIITWLSLFLARHAAGPAAAGA
- a CDS encoding ABC transporter permease produces the protein MAHPRQLPFLLPAITALVSVFMLAPIALSVLAGLVNNYSTGLASGLTLRWISEVLDVYGSTVSASLLLALLSVVGCLLLGVPCAYALARSRSRWARLFEELLTLPVAVPGLATALALILAYGQLRDFRQSFVFILVGHLVFTLPFMVRTVGAAFRRHELLALEEAARSLGANFGQRFMGVLVPAVLPAIVAGSLMVFTLSVGEFNLTWMLHTPLTRTLPVGLADSYASMRIEIGSAYTLVFLLVILPVLWGLQWLGHLIEKRNG
- a CDS encoding LacI family DNA-binding transcriptional regulator, with protein sequence MSIRELAAQTGVSISTVSRVFNLPDKVNADTRAHVLQMAQAMGYLPNGSARSLRTQRSRVIGVVLPTLLNPVFAECLDGIAQAASDAGYAILPMTTNYQLAQEEQAVQQLFASNVDGLVLVVSNPATCSALQRLRTAGLPYVLAYNRHVDHPCVSVDSELAVRQVVARLVALGHRRITLISGKLAASDRAQQRQRGFFAGMAEHGLDGSQWLEVPFVETAVTEITALLQGSQRPTALVCSNDLIAIRSIRAATLAGLRVPQDISITGFDGIALGEDLTPMLSTVTQPNADIGRCSVKLLLQAFADGVPPAPSASLLLEQGFRTGESCAPAPLP
- a CDS encoding TetR/AcrR family transcriptional regulator — protein: MNENDRSDRRAQIEAAAFDLLKELGYRKTSMLLIAKRAQASNQTLYAWYRNKQELFRGIIEENGRVVREQLELGLREGHDPLQALAELGPTLLRFTTDQHAIIMNRAAVIDAAETGVLAQAIDDVGRGSIYPLICALMARLVQTQTFAPDVLPDDAAQTYVALLFGEAQLRQALGRMPPCDETEIGRRSERAFALTCKLYGAAPGRHSS
- a CDS encoding helix-turn-helix domain-containing protein, which encodes MSHAIQVIASLPSFGKRLKRLRRIKALKQEAVAAMAGVNQATVSRWEQGSITPSEKTIQALLHALALAPAQDAALQRLVRHCALPTHLITDVDHRLLAASPSRQQVWGVPETGLLHTSLWQFATEDIAQAEQQLGPNGWWEQEAPAPVVVHVRTAQTVGLQIHRSVMVWERVWLANGLPGRLCTTVQSDA